The Pseudorasbora parva isolate DD20220531a chromosome 19, ASM2467924v1, whole genome shotgun sequence genomic sequence CATAAGCATTTGCACAACGCTCTTTTTGCAATTTAAATACGTCATGATTCTTTTAGCTTGAGGTTTTATCTTTCATGTATAAATCGATATTGTTTTCGAATCACCATGAGCCGCACTCCTGATGCAAGAGCGAGGTAAAAGTTTTCCAGATTTGTTATGACGTTTGGGAAGCTAACTAGCCAGCTAAGCTAACTTAAATgatacaaaacagtaacaataACGTTAATCAATCTGCTAGCGGAAGTTTTATTGTGTATATAACTGCATAAGCACAACTTGTATCCgtatattaaaacaaaatagatATAAGCAGGATACAAAAGAAAACAGCTTGCTTTAAATAGCTCTTGTTTGAAGAGACTTTATGTGGTTACGTTATATTATACTGACTTATAGTCTTTTAATTCTAATAGCTCTCGCAGAATAAATCTTATAACCATTTGATGAAGGGCAAAATCTACATGTCTAACGTTACATGTTTATCCTAACAAAATTCCCACAGTCAGATTATCTTCATTTTTCATGTTGCACATTACAGGGACATCCAGACCAAGCAGATCCAGGACAACATCACCAATGTAGAGAAGCACTTTGGAGATCTGTGCCAAATGTTTGCTGCTTATGTCCGTAAAACTGCACGATTGCGGGACAAAGCCGACCTCCTGGTTAAAGAAGTCGGCATTTATGCTGACACAGAGACACCAAATCTTAAATGTGGATTGAAGAATTTTGCAGATCAACTGGCCAAGATTCAGGACTATCGGCAAGCAGAGGTGTGTTTAAAACCATGAAAACATACTTTAGCTTATTTGTCTTTCCCACTAATATGCAAACACATACTATTGTTCACAGGTGGAGAGGCTGGAAGTAAAAGTTATAGAGCCTTTGAAAGCATATGGAAATATTGTGAAAGCAAAAAGGGtatgtttttcctttttcttaAGTCCCTCAGTGATGAAGTGCAAGTAATTGGGATCATGCTTTATAGTTAATTTAAGAATGACCTTTTTTCATTGATCTCATGAGGGCAGCATTGCATCACATTCTGAGTAAGCATGATGTACAGTGACTGTTGTCACAGGTCAAAACCTAAGAACTCGGGCGCTCTGTTCTTACCAAACTTTTGTGATTTCATTTAATTGATGTACAGGAGGACCTGAAGCAGACACAGACTGCAAGGAACAGAGAGGCCAAGCAGATGCAGCAGCTTGAAAAAATGAGGCAGAGAAACccatcagacagacagatcattGTATCCTTACAATCAGATGTTATTACTTTTACTTTCACTGAAACTACATAGCTGTGAATTTGAAGAGTAGTAAAGATGTCACAGTTATTAGTCAAATTACCCTGTagattagggctgtcaatcaataaaaaaattgtgtacatgGTACACAAAATGGTACATACAAAAATGGTTACATTTAATTACATACAAAATATTTGCTGAGAAAGCCCCAAAGTAAAGATAATTTTAGTCATATGTAAATTAATTAGTACATATAAAAGTGGCATTAGAAGTCATTATTGAAGTAGACTTAAGGCTGGTTAACAGAAATACATGAGGTGGGTTTCGAgacttatattatttattattataaataacttGAGCACTGCGTCTTTAGAAAAGATGCAAGCACGACGGTCAAACACATCTGTCTAGCatgtgtttacatagaaaaataATGGAAAAGCGCAGtggaatgggggggggggggtacattCTGTGTGAACGGCCCCTTAGGGGTCTTTGGCCATCTGCAAGTTACAAagtttaaatataacatttaaactTGTATGATTCAAAATGCATAGATTGTTGCATATATTCGATTGACACAGAGTACTTTAAAATATtatcttaaaggtgcagtaagtgaTTTATGAGAATTGTTGTTGTGGATCGGACCGAGCAGCacaacaaacttgtagccaatcagcagtagggggtgtgtccactcatgatgggggagtagagagagtgagcaagaGGGAGATTTGAAGAAAGACTGTAGAAAGAGAGATGGCTGAGAGACATTATAAAAGAGAAAGGGTCAGAGGAATATCACTGGAAAAAGAAGGGATATGATCAGGCAAGAGCTTTATGACCAGTGTTAATATTAGAAAAGCTTCCCAGCACTGGGGAGATGTTAGAGAGCAGGAAGGCCTGTTGTTGTAATGCTAGCTATAGTAACAGGACAGTTTTGAGTGTCTGTTAATTGTTTGTCTGGAGCTGGAATGCTGCTGGCGACTAGCAACAAACTCTTGCTTGTATTTACTCTTGTGTactgtatgtttattttttgttctgCCTAGTCATTTGTTCGCCATATTCAATTTATATATGCAAAGCATTATTTTGCTTCACTTCAGCTATGATAAAGTGATATCCACTCTTGCAATGCATGTTCGTGCATTTGAGAGCATGTTTAGGTTGatgggaaaaaaaaacagtttctcATAAATCGctcactgcacctttaatattgtaatattttcctTGTATTGTAATCATTACGAGCACAAGTTGTAATTGTTGCCTAGCATGTTTGTTGTGTTAGCTACTGAACAACAACGTGCTATATTATAACTATATTATTACTCCCGTATGGATATTTATTTGATACACTCCTTTCTGGCTGATAACAGAAACGTCCTAAAGCTGCTTCATGTAAGATCCTTTAAAACGATTCatattgtgaaaagtgctaCACAGACAAGCTTGAATTGGACTGAACTGAATGTTTGTATACAGGTTCTGGGggtttaaataaatgtgttacATTTTTAACACATCATTTTTAATACAACCTTTATAAAAACATGCAATGACAGCATTACTCTTGGCATTTAATGCTAATATAAAGATATTTGTTGTGAACCACAAAATTACAGATAATACCTTAACAGCCTTTCTCAGTCACAGGTGGGCCTTTTGTGCAACAAACTGTAATATCATCTTGACTACAAACTACTTTTATTTAACTTAATTATAATCAAGTAGCCTGATACTAATATGCCACATGTACCAATTTCCCTTTCAGGCTAGTCATTTCACATTTGACTGCCATCTTGGGCAGCTGTTTTTGAAATCCccaatgaaatctgacaacaaCTGTCTCATAAAAGTTGTTTCTAAATGctcaaattatgacaaaaaaaaaatgtcatactgGACCAGCCAATGCACTTGAACAGTCCTAAGCGCGTGTTTTAGAACACCGACTGTTTTTATACCAACCAGAGTTTCTAATGGCAGCTGCAGTGacggaattttttttttagttgctGATTGGctctttaaaggaacactccactgtttttagaaatagggcttattcaacttctttcctacatttagatatgtggtcaaatgcatttttgtctcagtgcacgcattgttttagtttggcagggtcgctgctagcttagcttagcataatgaatggaatcttatgttgccagctagcatgtcccgagtgaTCGGCTGTCCAaaaaaagtgatccaaaaaaaaacccacacaTAATTACTAATTAAAAATGCtttgcctgtgcttccccataataaagtcagtatctgcctaggaaatcggcTAGTCtcaatctgcatcgctatttgtactcgttgtgtatacacaagaagtaattaggtggtgTGGATCACTtgtactcgggacatgctagctggcaacataggagtctattcattatgctaagctaagctagcggcgaccctgccaaactaaagcaatgcatgcactgagacaaaaatgcatttgcccacatatctaaatggaGGAACGAGGTTGAATAAGcactatttctaaaaacggtggagcgTTCTTTTAACTTAAAAGGCGTGACTTCTCACATTCGTAGTAATACAAGTGCATATAACAATAACTAAAGTCTTTGCAAATACTCACTTGATGTAAAACTTCTCACTGTGCTAATTTAAAACCTCTCAATAAGCTGATAGACTTTCATCATTTATGTCTGCTGCTCGGAACACTTTGTGCTTTACACTTTATTGTCGGTTGTGTGATAAAAGGCTGAGAGTGAACTCCAAAGAGCCACAATGGATGCCACACGCACGACACGACAGCTGGAGGAGACAATAGATGACTTTGAAAAGCAGAAGATTCGTGATATCAAGGTCCTTGGACTGCTTGGCttcttatttctttaaaaaatatcagTTTATttggtggggggtggggggggagAGATTTAAGAACactacactaccgttcaaaagtttgtggttatttttttatttattttttaaataaagaaaaaaatattaaaggaacactccactttttttgaaaataagctcatttttcaagtcccttagagttaaacagttaagttttaccgtttttgaatccattcagccgatctctgtatctggcggtagcacttttagcatagcttagcatacaccatggaatcggattagaccattagcatcacgCTCAAAAATGACCATAGACTTTCACTATATTTTCCTATTTatacttgactcttctgtagttacatcatgTACCAAGACCAACTGAAAATTAAGtcacgattttttttttttaggaactTTTTTCTGCGTAATATCACTGCGCCGCGGCACCCATAGTATGGCAGCAAAGTTtcttgattattacgcaggaatgagagaatagttcCTATCAATAATCGGTCAAAAAATCAAAACTTCTCTTTTTACGTTGGTCTTAGTATaagatgtaactacagaataggcaagttttaaataggaaaaatattatctttgaaaaaataaagtctttggtcatttttttagcgcaatgctaatggtctaatccaattcaatgatgtatgctaagctatgctaaaagtgctaccgccagatcaAGAGATTGGCTGGAGTGATTCAAAACGGtaaaactgtttaactctaactgtgcgttcacaccgccggcggcgagagcgtcaagctggccggaagtcattcattttcaatgggagccgggcggcgagctccggcgagagcggcgcggcgcgtcttggacgatttgggcgtcgaggagagttgaaatcagctcaactttatggtaatgagctatgacgcggttcggcggcaacaggcggcaaccagtcagaatgtagaagtgctccgcttgagagaaatccagagaacgcaggcctgtaaactttggttccgaccacattagttcccaagcaatttgtaggagaggttgatcattgctgtgcgggtttccctatcatttatgacaagatcattcatagtgatgtgtaatttgttaagaagtcgcgcaacactattttataggCGCTAGAACGCTAGTTGTTCAGCGGGTGTGCAATtaattcttactttcacatttaaacgatttcatgaagttaatttataccctacttgtggtcagtatatccatcaacatgcttgtttgatttgcggcctctttaaatacagtttaaaaaaagaaaaaacattcgatctacgtcagagcggcagcacgtccacggagctttctacagcgtcgttgtcagggcggcaagagcgaattttgacgctctcgccggcggcggtgtgaacgcacggtaAGGGAcatggaaaatgagcctatttttttttaaaaagtggagtgttcctttaatacttttattcagcaaggatgcattaaatgaatcaaaagtcacactaaatacatttataatgttacgaaagatttttatttcatattgaaatttcatatttcaaataaatgcagtactttttatttataataaaatgtttcttgagcaccaaatcatcaattaaaaattatttctgaatgatcatgtgacactgtagACTGaaataatgatgctaaaaattcagctttgtcatcatatgaaatataataaaatagaaaacagttatttaatcGTTAGGTATTAATCGTTTTACTTAATGCAgctaagagacttctttcaaaaacattataatatcTTACCAAAGCCCaacttttgaacaatagtgtatacatatcatttatattt encodes the following:
- the cibar1 gene encoding CBY1-interacting BAR domain-containing protein 1, with translation MSRTPDARARDIQTKQIQDNITNVEKHFGDLCQMFAAYVRKTARLRDKADLLVKEVGIYADTETPNLKCGLKNFADQLAKIQDYRQAEVERLEVKVIEPLKAYGNIVKAKREDLKQTQTARNREAKQMQQLEKMRQRNPSDRQIIAESELQRATMDATRTTRQLEETIDDFEKQKIRDIKKILGEFVTVEMAFHAKALEIYTTAYQDIQNVDEEGDLEVFRNSLHPPDYQSRLEIVRANSKLSLNRTGTSMSKSGTMQSRTSSRQRKREDEEDDDEEDDDEDEDELEEVTDDEH